One genomic segment of Luteimonas galliterrae includes these proteins:
- the ndk gene encoding nucleoside-diphosphate kinase, which yields MALERTLSIVKPDAVAKNVVGEIYSRFEKAGLKIAAAKMKHLSRKEAEGFYAVHRERPFFNALVEFMSSGPVMIQVLEGEGAVLKNRELMGATNPKDAAPGTIRADFADSIDANAVHGSDAAETAAVEIAYFFPSTDVYAR from the coding sequence ATGGCGCTGGAGCGCACCCTGTCGATCGTCAAACCCGATGCCGTCGCCAAGAACGTCGTCGGCGAAATCTATTCGCGTTTCGAAAAAGCCGGCCTGAAGATCGCGGCGGCTAAGATGAAGCACCTGTCGCGCAAAGAAGCCGAAGGTTTCTATGCGGTGCACCGCGAGCGTCCGTTCTTCAACGCGCTCGTCGAATTCATGTCGTCCGGCCCGGTGATGATCCAGGTGCTGGAAGGCGAAGGCGCCGTGCTCAAGAACCGCGAGCTGATGGGCGCCACCAATCCGAAGGACGCAGCGCCGGGCACGATTCGCGCCGACTTCGCCGATTCGATCGATGCGAACGCCGTGCACGGTTCGGACGCCGCGGAAACCGCTGCGGTCGAGATCGCGTACTTCTTCCCGTCCACCGACGTGTACGCGCGCTGA
- a CDS encoding YfgM family protein, with amino-acid sequence MAIDDLLNEHEQSERVRSWLQKNALGLFGGVALGLGLIWGWQWWQKSHHENRVAAGETYASAIKALETDPAKAKTAVAALPPGSEYAALASLQLAKTQVDADQRDAAIATLRGIKTEDAAVASVARERLARLLTDGGKPQEALKLLGAPQSAGAWEAKGDAHKALSQLDQARAAYAKALAQLDAGSPDRRLLELKLTDAGGTPSNPDGKT; translated from the coding sequence ATGGCGATCGACGACCTGCTCAACGAGCACGAACAAAGCGAACGAGTCCGCAGCTGGCTGCAGAAGAACGCCCTGGGCCTGTTCGGCGGCGTGGCCCTGGGTCTGGGCCTTATCTGGGGTTGGCAGTGGTGGCAGAAGAGCCATCATGAAAACCGCGTCGCGGCCGGCGAAACCTATGCGTCGGCGATCAAGGCCCTTGAAACCGATCCGGCCAAGGCCAAGACGGCGGTCGCCGCGCTGCCGCCCGGCAGCGAGTACGCAGCGCTCGCATCGCTGCAACTGGCCAAGACGCAGGTGGATGCCGATCAGCGCGATGCCGCGATCGCCACATTGCGCGGCATCAAGACCGAGGATGCCGCGGTGGCGTCGGTCGCCCGGGAACGCCTGGCGCGCCTGCTCACCGACGGCGGCAAGCCGCAGGAAGCATTGAAATTGCTCGGCGCCCCGCAAAGCGCAGGCGCCTGGGAAGCCAAGGGCGATGCCCACAAGGCCCTGTCGCAACTCGACCAGGCGCGTGCGGCGTACGCCAAGGCGCTCGCGCAGCTCGATGCGGGCTCGCCTGATCGCCGCCTGCTTGAACTCAAGCTGACCGATGCCGGCGGCACACCCTCCAATCCCGACGGCAAGACCTGA
- a CDS encoding 3-hydroxyacyl-CoA dehydrogenase/enoyl-CoA hydratase family protein encodes MSEKLLVRRAAVLGAGVMGAQIAAHLTNAGVDTVLFDLPAKEGGPNGIVLKAIANLGKLSPAPLASKSLAEAIVPANYGTADDNSGLEQLRGCDLIIEAIAERMDWKQELYKKIAPFVADHTVLASNTSGLGINKLAEVLPEQLRHRFCGVHFFNPPRYMHLAELIPAKTTDKSVLAGLETFLTTTLGKGVVYAKDTPNFIGNRIGVFSILATAHHTAEYKLGFDEADAITGPLIGRPKSATYRTSDVVGLDTMAHVIKTMADTLPDDPWHPYFQPPKWLEALIAKGALGQKTGAGIFRKVGKDIQVLDLKAQDYRVATGTASPEVVEILKTKNPAEKFAKLRESQHPQAQFLWAVFRDLFHYSAYHLADIAETARDVDLAIRWGYGWSLGPFETWQAAGWKQVAQWIADDIVAGKAMSNAPLPDWVFDGREGVHAAEGSYSPVKNAKLPRSALPVYQRQRFPDPLLGESFAQGDTVFENDGIRMWTDNDGIAVVSFKTKMNTVSDHVLNGLQEAVSRAEKDFKGLVIWQHKEPFSAGADLAGALGLLQAGDVKGFEAMVANFQATSQRIKYSLVPVVAAVRGLALGGGCEFQMHSAKTVAGLESYIGLVEAGVGLLPAGGGLKEIAVRASHAAGPGGDVFAQLKRYFETVAMGKVSTSAVEAQELGLLRDTDKVVFNAYELLYVAKQQVMALAESGYRPPLPARRVAVAGDVGIATFKMMLVNMLEGRFISEYDYEIATRIATVLCGGEIDRGALVDEEWLLALERKHFVELAQQPKTQERIAHMLKTGKPLRN; translated from the coding sequence ATGTCTGAGAAATTGCTTGTCCGCCGCGCCGCGGTACTCGGCGCCGGCGTCATGGGCGCGCAGATCGCCGCCCACCTGACCAATGCAGGCGTGGACACCGTGCTGTTCGACCTGCCGGCGAAGGAAGGCGGTCCGAACGGCATCGTGCTGAAAGCCATCGCCAATCTGGGCAAGCTCAGCCCTGCTCCACTCGCCAGCAAGTCGCTGGCCGAGGCGATCGTCCCGGCCAATTACGGCACTGCCGACGACAACAGCGGCCTGGAGCAACTACGCGGCTGCGACCTGATCATCGAGGCCATCGCCGAACGGATGGACTGGAAGCAGGAGCTGTACAAGAAGATCGCGCCGTTCGTGGCCGACCACACTGTGCTGGCCAGCAACACCTCCGGCCTGGGCATCAACAAGCTGGCCGAAGTGCTGCCGGAGCAACTGCGCCATCGCTTCTGCGGCGTGCATTTCTTCAATCCGCCGCGCTATATGCACCTGGCCGAACTGATCCCGGCCAAAACCACCGACAAGTCCGTGCTGGCCGGCCTTGAAACCTTCCTGACCACAACCCTCGGCAAGGGCGTGGTCTACGCCAAGGACACGCCCAATTTCATCGGCAACCGCATCGGCGTGTTCTCGATCCTGGCCACGGCCCACCACACCGCCGAGTACAAGCTGGGCTTCGACGAAGCCGATGCGATCACCGGCCCGCTGATCGGGCGGCCAAAGTCGGCCACGTACCGCACTTCCGACGTGGTCGGCCTGGACACGATGGCGCACGTCATCAAGACCATGGCCGACACGCTGCCCGACGATCCCTGGCACCCATACTTCCAGCCGCCGAAATGGCTCGAAGCGCTGATCGCCAAAGGCGCGCTGGGCCAGAAGACCGGCGCGGGCATCTTCCGCAAGGTCGGCAAGGACATCCAGGTGCTGGACCTGAAGGCGCAGGACTACAGGGTCGCCACCGGCACCGCGTCACCCGAAGTCGTCGAGATCCTGAAGACCAAGAACCCGGCCGAGAAGTTCGCCAAGCTGCGCGAAAGCCAGCATCCGCAGGCGCAATTCCTGTGGGCGGTGTTCCGCGACCTGTTCCATTACAGCGCTTACCACCTCGCCGACATCGCCGAGACCGCCCGCGATGTCGACCTGGCCATCCGCTGGGGCTACGGCTGGTCGCTGGGACCGTTCGAGACCTGGCAGGCCGCCGGCTGGAAGCAGGTGGCGCAATGGATCGCCGACGACATCGTCGCCGGCAAGGCGATGAGCAATGCGCCGCTGCCGGACTGGGTGTTCGACGGCCGCGAGGGCGTGCATGCGGCCGAGGGCAGTTACAGCCCGGTCAAGAACGCCAAGTTGCCGCGCTCCGCCCTGCCCGTCTACCAGCGCCAGCGTTTCCCGGATCCGCTGCTGGGCGAGTCGTTCGCGCAAGGCGATACGGTGTTCGAGAACGACGGCATCCGCATGTGGACGGATAACGACGGCATCGCGGTGGTGTCGTTCAAGACCAAGATGAATACCGTTTCGGACCACGTGTTGAACGGATTGCAGGAAGCCGTTTCGCGCGCCGAGAAAGATTTCAAAGGCCTGGTGATCTGGCAGCACAAGGAGCCCTTTTCCGCCGGCGCGGACCTCGCAGGCGCGCTCGGCCTGCTGCAGGCAGGCGACGTGAAAGGCTTCGAAGCGATGGTCGCCAACTTCCAGGCCACCAGTCAGCGCATCAAATATTCGTTGGTGCCGGTAGTGGCCGCAGTGCGCGGCCTGGCGTTGGGCGGCGGTTGCGAATTCCAGATGCACAGCGCGAAAACCGTCGCCGGCCTGGAAAGCTATATCGGCCTGGTCGAAGCCGGCGTCGGTCTGCTGCCCGCGGGCGGCGGCTTGAAGGAAATCGCGGTGCGCGCTTCGCATGCCGCGGGTCCGGGCGGCGACGTGTTCGCCCAGCTCAAGCGTTATTTCGAGACCGTGGCGATGGGGAAGGTGTCCACTTCCGCGGTCGAAGCGCAGGAACTGGGCCTGCTGCGCGACACCGACAAAGTGGTGTTCAACGCCTACGAGCTTCTGTACGTCGCGAAACAACAAGTAATGGCGTTGGCCGAAAGCGGCTACCGTCCGCCGCTGCCTGCGCGCCGGGTCGCGGTCGCCGGCGACGTCGGCATCGCCACCTTCAAGATGATGCTGGTCAACATGCTCGAAGGCCGCTTCATCAGCGAATACGACTACGAGATCGCCACCCGCATCGCCACCGTGCTGTGCGGCGGCGAGATCGACCGCGGTGCGCTGGTGGACGAGGAATGGCTGCTGGCGCTGGAACGCAAGCACTTCGTCGAGTTGGCGCAGCAGCCCAAGACGCAGGAACGCATCGCGCACATGCTCAAGACCGGCAAGCCGCTGCGAAATTAA
- the bamB gene encoding outer membrane protein assembly factor BamB, producing MIQAQSQPGPTPKLVLVRRIAIAGLMVLALGGCNTIKGWFGGKKDKEAEPAELTDFTPSATVSKLWSVQAGKGEKRLGVRQRPAVADGRVYAAAVEGGVRAFDLRTGKSVWHYDSELPLSGGPGAGDGLVVVGTLEGDVIALDAATGAEKWKAKVSNEVISAPAVGNGLVLVHANDGRVSAFDAATGERRWFWTKELPVLTVRGNASPTVGPGYVFVGNDDGSVTALSMSDGSELWSQAVGQAEGRSELERMADVDGPAVLDGTTLYATSYKQQTLAIDAPSGRPLWTKDNGGVGGLGLGSDRLVVSDPGGTVWALDRSTGAAMWQQAALVRRNLSAPAVQGDYAVVGDFDGYLHWLKLSDGTLAARTRVGGEAVLAQPVVADGILIAQNIEGELTAFQVK from the coding sequence ATGATCCAAGCCCAGTCACAGCCAGGCCCCACGCCGAAACTCGTTCTGGTCAGGCGTATCGCCATCGCCGGCCTCATGGTCCTGGCGCTCGGCGGTTGCAACACCATCAAGGGTTGGTTCGGCGGCAAGAAGGACAAAGAGGCCGAGCCGGCCGAGCTCACCGATTTCACGCCCAGCGCCACCGTGTCCAAGTTGTGGTCGGTGCAGGCCGGCAAGGGCGAGAAGCGCCTGGGCGTGCGCCAGCGGCCGGCCGTGGCCGACGGCCGCGTCTATGCCGCGGCCGTCGAAGGCGGCGTGCGCGCTTTCGATCTGCGCACCGGCAAGTCGGTCTGGCACTACGATTCCGAACTGCCCTTGAGCGGCGGTCCCGGCGCCGGCGACGGCCTGGTGGTCGTGGGCACCCTGGAAGGCGATGTGATCGCGCTCGATGCCGCCACCGGCGCCGAGAAGTGGAAAGCCAAGGTCAGCAACGAGGTGATCTCAGCGCCTGCGGTCGGCAACGGCCTGGTGCTCGTACACGCCAACGACGGTCGGGTGAGCGCTTTCGATGCCGCCACCGGCGAGCGGCGCTGGTTCTGGACCAAGGAATTGCCGGTGCTGACCGTGCGCGGCAATGCATCGCCGACCGTCGGCCCGGGCTATGTGTTCGTGGGCAACGACGACGGCAGCGTGACCGCCTTGTCGATGAGCGACGGCTCCGAGCTGTGGTCGCAGGCCGTGGGTCAGGCCGAAGGCCGCAGCGAACTGGAGCGCATGGCCGATGTCGACGGCCCCGCGGTGCTGGACGGCACCACGCTCTATGCCACCAGCTACAAACAGCAGACCTTGGCCATCGATGCGCCGAGCGGGCGTCCGCTGTGGACCAAGGACAACGGCGGCGTCGGCGGCCTGGGCTTGGGGAGCGACCGCCTGGTCGTCTCCGATCCGGGCGGCACGGTATGGGCTTTGGACCGCTCCACCGGTGCGGCCATGTGGCAGCAGGCCGCGCTCGTGCGCCGCAACTTGAGCGCGCCGGCGGTGCAGGGCGACTATGCCGTGGTCGGCGATTTCGACGGCTACCTGCATTGGCTGAAGCTGTCCGACGGTACCCTGGCCGCGCGCACCCGCGTCGGCGGCGAGGCCGTGCTGGCGCAGCCGGTGGTCGCCGACGGCATCCTGATCGCCCAGAACATCGAAGGCGAATTGACCGCATTCCAGGTCAAATAA
- the rlmN gene encoding 23S rRNA (adenine(2503)-C(2))-methyltransferase RlmN has protein sequence MAKQNLLDLDREGLERFFADILGEKRFRAQQVMKWIHHRHITDFNEMTDLGKALRAKLEERAEVRVPQIQFEKPSTDGTHKWLLGMDGSNAIEAVFIPDKGRGTLCVSSQVGCALNCQFCSTATQGFNRNLSTAEIIGQVWVAAKHLGNVPHRQRKLTNVVMMGMGEPLMNFDNVVRAMSIMRDDLGYGLANKRVTLSTAGMVPMIDKLGEVSDVSLAVSLHAPNDELRSELVPLNKKYPIAELMAACERYARRKKGESITFEYTLMKGVNDQPAHARQLAKLMRQFDNAMQMKDAAKVNLIPFNPFPGTRFERSSETDIRAFQKSLLDAHVLTMVRRTRGDDIDAACGQLKGQVADKTRRQAEFRKRLEAQTGQGDEGAVDAAA, from the coding sequence ATCGCCAAGCAGAATTTGCTCGACCTCGATCGCGAGGGTCTGGAGCGCTTCTTCGCCGATATCCTCGGCGAGAAGCGTTTCCGCGCCCAGCAGGTGATGAAGTGGATCCACCACCGCCACATCACCGACTTCAACGAAATGACCGACCTGGGCAAGGCGCTGCGCGCCAAGCTCGAGGAGCGCGCCGAAGTGCGCGTGCCGCAGATCCAGTTCGAAAAGCCCTCCACCGACGGCACCCACAAGTGGCTGCTCGGGATGGACGGCAGCAATGCGATCGAAGCGGTTTTTATCCCGGATAAGGGCCGCGGCACGCTGTGCGTGTCGTCGCAGGTGGGCTGCGCGCTCAACTGCCAGTTCTGTTCGACCGCAACGCAAGGCTTCAACCGCAACCTGTCGACCGCCGAGATCATCGGCCAGGTCTGGGTCGCGGCGAAACATCTCGGCAACGTGCCGCACCGCCAGCGCAAGCTCACCAACGTGGTGATGATGGGCATGGGCGAGCCGCTGATGAATTTCGACAACGTGGTCCGCGCGATGAGCATCATGCGCGACGATCTCGGCTACGGCCTGGCCAACAAGCGCGTGACGCTGTCGACCGCCGGCATGGTGCCGATGATCGACAAGCTGGGCGAAGTCAGCGACGTGTCGCTGGCGGTATCGCTGCATGCGCCCAACGACGAGCTGCGCAGCGAACTGGTGCCGCTCAACAAGAAATATCCGATCGCAGAACTGATGGCCGCGTGCGAGCGCTACGCCCGGCGCAAGAAGGGCGAGTCGATCACGTTCGAATACACGCTGATGAAAGGCGTCAACGACCAGCCGGCGCACGCGCGCCAGCTGGCCAAGCTGATGCGCCAGTTCGACAACGCGATGCAGATGAAGGACGCGGCCAAGGTCAACCTGATCCCGTTCAATCCGTTCCCGGGCACGCGCTTCGAGCGATCTTCGGAAACCGACATCCGCGCCTTCCAGAAATCGTTGCTGGACGCGCACGTGCTGACCATGGTGCGGCGCACCCGCGGCGACGACATCGACGCCGCCTGCGGCCAGCTCAAAGGCCAGGTGGCGGACAAGACACGGCGCCAGGCCGAATTCCGCAAACGGCTCGAGGCCCAGACCGGGCAGGGCGACGAGGGGGCAGTCGATGCGGCTGCGTGA
- a CDS encoding RodZ domain-containing protein — MTSQDHFIAQPAPAGCGIRLRQAREAAGLRIEDVATRLKMPIRVVQALENDDWDRAGAAVFVRGQLRSYAKLLGIRIDDAIEMAGVRQIEPSEIVSHVHTPPLQRLFEQTARRLVYVVMTAVIVVPVWMMATRGPVGLPSQDDSAGLDAPPRQPPAQTASKAPAPARDRAPMVASLAPPLASQPAPAPTLKLRMNGDSWMEVIAPDGRRLEQGLLPAGTELSYAEGEVARMVIGNASAVEVLKSGQLVDTEPFRRANVARFTVSSDGSLAPE, encoded by the coding sequence ATGACCAGCCAAGACCATTTCATCGCCCAACCGGCACCGGCCGGTTGCGGCATCCGCCTGCGCCAGGCGCGCGAGGCAGCCGGCCTGCGCATCGAAGACGTCGCCACGCGCCTGAAAATGCCGATCCGTGTCGTCCAGGCGCTCGAGAACGACGATTGGGATCGCGCCGGCGCCGCCGTATTCGTGCGCGGCCAGTTGCGCAGCTACGCCAAGCTGCTCGGCATCCGCATCGACGACGCCATCGAGATGGCTGGCGTTCGCCAGATCGAGCCGTCGGAAATCGTCAGCCATGTGCACACCCCGCCGCTGCAGCGCCTGTTCGAACAGACCGCGCGCCGGCTGGTATACGTGGTGATGACCGCAGTGATCGTCGTGCCGGTCTGGATGATGGCCACGCGCGGCCCGGTGGGGCTGCCCTCGCAAGACGACAGCGCCGGCCTGGATGCGCCGCCCCGGCAGCCGCCGGCGCAAACCGCTTCGAAGGCGCCGGCGCCCGCCCGCGATCGCGCGCCCATGGTCGCATCGCTGGCGCCGCCGCTGGCTTCGCAGCCGGCGCCGGCCCCCACGCTGAAGCTGCGCATGAACGGCGACAGCTGGATGGAAGTCATCGCGCCAGACGGCCGCAGGCTTGAGCAGGGTCTGCTGCCGGCCGGCACCGAACTTAGCTATGCCGAGGGCGAAGTCGCACGCATGGTGATCGGCAACGCTTCTGCCGTGGAAGTGCTGAAAAGCGGCCAACTCGTCGACACCGAGCCCTTCCGCCGCGCCAACGTCGCGCGCTTTACGGTATCCTCTGACGGCTCCCTCGCGCCCGAATGA
- the der gene encoding ribosome biogenesis GTPase Der, whose protein sequence is MLPLVALVGRPNVGKSTLFNALTRSRDALVHDEPGVTRDRHYGVCRLHEARPFVVVDTGGIAGVDEGLAGATARQARAAAEEADLVLFVVDGREGASSLDDDILRWLRKSARPTFLVVNKTDGLDARTALAEFSRYGFADAFAISSAHRQGIDELLAQVLARLPPDGDAQILDDDPERVRIAFVGRPNVGKSTLVNRILGEERMIASEVAGTTRDSIAVDLERDGRKYRLVDTAGIRRKSKVEEAVETFSIIKTLQAIEHCQVAVIMLDANEGVTDQDASVLGAVLDAGRALVLAVNKWDGLSAYQREQVEGLLSRKLSFVTWAEAVRISAKHGSGLRELFRAIHRAHASATRTFGTSEVTKALEIAYETNPPPVVRGHVAKLRFAHAGGENPPTFIVHGTRLRTLTDTYKRYLENFFRKRFKLVGTPVRFVFKEGDNPYKDKKNVLTERQVAKKKRLIRHVKRNK, encoded by the coding sequence ATGTTGCCGCTAGTCGCTCTTGTGGGTCGCCCGAATGTCGGCAAGTCGACGCTGTTCAACGCGTTGACCCGCAGCCGCGACGCGCTCGTGCACGACGAACCGGGCGTGACCCGCGACCGCCATTACGGCGTCTGCCGTTTGCACGAGGCGCGGCCGTTCGTAGTCGTCGACACCGGCGGCATCGCCGGCGTCGACGAGGGTTTGGCCGGCGCGACCGCGCGCCAGGCGCGTGCGGCGGCCGAGGAAGCCGATCTGGTGTTGTTCGTGGTCGACGGCCGCGAAGGCGCTTCCTCGCTCGACGACGACATCCTGCGCTGGCTGCGTAAAAGCGCGCGGCCGACCTTCCTGGTGGTCAACAAGACCGACGGCCTGGACGCGCGCACCGCGCTGGCCGAATTTTCGCGCTACGGTTTCGCCGACGCGTTCGCGATTTCGTCGGCGCACCGTCAGGGCATCGACGAATTGCTCGCCCAAGTGCTGGCGCGGTTGCCGCCCGACGGCGATGCGCAGATCCTCGACGACGACCCCGAGCGCGTCCGCATCGCCTTCGTCGGCCGTCCGAACGTGGGCAAATCGACCTTGGTCAACCGCATCCTGGGCGAAGAACGCATGATCGCCTCGGAAGTCGCCGGGACCACGCGCGACTCGATCGCGGTGGATCTCGAGCGGGACGGCCGCAAGTACCGGTTGGTGGACACCGCCGGCATCCGCCGCAAGTCGAAAGTGGAAGAGGCCGTCGAAACGTTCTCGATCATCAAGACCCTGCAGGCGATCGAGCATTGCCAGGTGGCGGTGATCATGCTCGACGCCAACGAGGGCGTCACCGACCAGGACGCGAGCGTATTGGGCGCCGTGCTCGACGCCGGCCGCGCCCTGGTGCTGGCGGTCAACAAGTGGGACGGTTTGAGCGCCTACCAGCGCGAACAGGTCGAAGGCCTGCTATCGCGCAAGCTGAGCTTCGTGACATGGGCCGAGGCGGTGCGGATCAGCGCCAAGCATGGTTCGGGCCTGCGCGAGCTGTTCCGTGCGATCCATCGCGCGCACGCGTCCGCGACGCGCACGTTCGGCACCTCCGAGGTTACCAAAGCGCTGGAAATCGCCTACGAGACCAATCCGCCGCCGGTAGTGCGCGGTCACGTCGCCAAGCTGCGCTTCGCGCACGCGGGCGGCGAGAATCCGCCGACGTTCATCGTCCATGGCACGCGCCTGCGCACCCTGACCGATACCTACAAGCGGTATCTCGAGAATTTCTTCCGCAAGCGCTTCAAGCTGGTCGGCACGCCCGTGCGCTTCGTGTTCAAGGAAGGCGACAATCCGTACAAGGACAAGAAGAACGTGCTGACCGAGCGCCAAGTGGCGAAGAAGAAGCGCCTGATCAGGCATGTCAAACGCAACAAATAA
- a CDS encoding TetR/AcrR family transcriptional regulator produces the protein MAGTNFNTKDRILGAAESLFAQQGFAGTSLREVTSRADVNIAAVNYHFGSKENLINEVFRRRLDELSERRLSALKDAREQSPSDLQAVLAAFIEPALALSLDRQGGSAFVRVLARAYAEKDERLRQFVSEHYGHVMREFSKAVAACLPDLPRETLAWRLDFVAGALTYAMADFGHNKRMGAGNDQAHCQRAARELVRFAAAGLGG, from the coding sequence ATGGCCGGCACCAATTTCAACACCAAGGACCGCATCCTCGGCGCAGCCGAATCGCTGTTCGCGCAACAGGGTTTCGCCGGGACGTCGCTGCGCGAGGTCACCAGCCGTGCGGATGTCAACATCGCCGCGGTCAACTACCACTTCGGCAGCAAGGAAAACCTGATCAACGAGGTGTTCCGGCGACGCCTGGACGAGCTGTCCGAGCGACGCCTGAGCGCGCTGAAAGACGCTCGCGAACAATCCCCCAGCGACCTGCAGGCCGTGCTGGCCGCCTTCATCGAGCCTGCGCTGGCCTTGAGCCTGGATCGCCAGGGCGGCTCGGCCTTCGTCCGCGTGCTGGCCCGCGCCTATGCCGAAAAGGACGAACGCCTGCGCCAATTCGTGTCCGAGCACTACGGCCACGTGATGCGCGAATTCTCCAAGGCCGTCGCCGCCTGCTTGCCCGACCTGCCGCGCGAAACCTTGGCCTGGCGCCTGGATTTCGTCGCCGGAGCCCTCACCTATGCCATGGCGGACTTCGGCCACAACAAGCGCATGGGCGCCGGCAACGACCAGGCGCACTGCCAGCGCGCGGCGCGCGAACTGGTCCGTTTCGCGGCCGCCGGCCTGGGCGGCTGA
- the pilW gene encoding type IV pilus biogenesis/stability protein PilW, whose translation MRLRDAGLILLLTATALPACSRLTFVKPDYSKTEYKQTQDPVVAHDNAAVKERIAARERIGLATHRLQSGDWDSAEREARAALKQDPQSIDANTLLAVIENHRGRSAQAGAYYKRAAELAPTGGPELNNYGAWLCGNGQAAESLGWFDRAIAAPNYARVDSALANAGSCAAQVGQSDRAERYLRQAMQRDPKNSVALGAMAELAYARGDYFEARAFSERRLGSAPANASALLLASQIENKLGDRAAADRYVRRLKQEFPKAGAANAVETRQP comes from the coding sequence ATGCGGCTGCGTGACGCCGGCCTGATCCTGCTCCTCACCGCGACGGCGTTGCCGGCGTGCAGCCGACTGACGTTCGTCAAACCCGACTACAGCAAGACCGAATACAAGCAGACCCAGGACCCGGTGGTCGCGCACGACAACGCCGCGGTCAAGGAGCGCATCGCCGCTCGCGAACGGATCGGCCTGGCCACCCACCGGCTGCAAAGCGGCGACTGGGATTCGGCCGAACGCGAGGCGCGCGCCGCCCTCAAGCAGGATCCGCAGTCGATAGACGCCAACACCCTGCTGGCGGTCATCGAGAACCACCGCGGCCGCAGCGCCCAGGCCGGGGCCTACTACAAGCGGGCCGCCGAACTGGCGCCCACCGGTGGTCCCGAACTCAACAACTACGGCGCCTGGCTATGCGGCAACGGCCAGGCGGCCGAGTCGCTGGGCTGGTTCGACCGCGCCATTGCCGCGCCCAATTACGCGCGGGTGGACTCGGCGCTGGCCAATGCCGGCTCGTGCGCAGCCCAGGTCGGGCAGAGCGATCGCGCCGAGCGTTACCTGCGCCAGGCGATGCAGCGGGATCCGAAGAATTCGGTCGCCTTGGGTGCGATGGCCGAACTGGCCTATGCCCGAGGCGACTACTTCGAGGCGCGCGCGTTTTCCGAACGCAGGCTCGGCTCGGCGCCGGCAAACGCCTCGGCGCTGCTACTAGCGTCACAAATCGAAAATAAACTCGGCGACAGGGCCGCCGCCGATCGTTACGTTCGCCGGCTGAAGCAGGAGTTCCCTAAAGCCGGCGCCGCGAACGCTGTGGAAACCCGACAACCATGA